A genome region from Euphorbia lathyris chromosome 4, ddEupLath1.1, whole genome shotgun sequence includes the following:
- the LOC136226068 gene encoding probable serine/threonine-protein kinase PBL7 → MGWFPCAGKSSDIPRKKTNKRPDDQISSSSDKSKPNLALDVKKETLKDGGSDHIAAHTFTFRELAAATKNFRADCLLGEGGFGRVYKGRLESTNKVVAIKQLDRNGLQGNREFLVEVLMLSLLHHPNLVNLIGYCADGDQRLLVYEYMPLGSLEDHLHDLPPDKKRLDWNTRMKIAAGAAKGLEYLHDKANPPVIYRDLKCSNILLGEGYHPKLSDFGLAKLGPVGDKTHVSTRVMGTYGYCAPEYAMTGQLTLKSDVYSFGVVLLEIITGRKAIDNSRAAGEHNLVAWARPLFKDRRKFSQMADPLLQGLYPVRGLYQALAVAAMCVQEQPNMRPLIADVVTALSYLASQKFNPETQPVQSSRTGPSTPRTRREQ, encoded by the exons ATGGGCTGGTTTCCCTGTGCTGGGAAGTCAAGCGATATCCCTAGGAAGAAGACGAACAAGAGGCCTGATGATCAGATCTCATCGTCTTCAG ATAAGTCAAAACCAAATTTGGCATTAGATGTAAAAAAGGAGACCTTGAAGGATGGAGGTTCAGATCATATTGCGGCACATACATTTACATTTCGTGAATTGGCTGCTGCAACAAAGAATTTTAGGGCAGATTGTCTGTTGGGTGAAGGTGGTTTTGGTCGAGTATATAAAGGAAGGCTGGAGAGTACCAATAAG GTTGTAGCTATTAAGCAACTCGATCGCAATGGGCTGCAAGGAAACAGGGAATTCCTGGTTGAAGTATTAATGTTGAGCCTACTTCACCATCCTAATCTTGTTAACTTGATTGGCTACTGTGCTGATGGAGATCAAAGACTTTTGGTTTATGAATACATGCCATTAGGATCTTTGGAAGACCATTTACATG ACCTACCCCCGGATAAAAAACGACTTGATTGGAACACAAGAATGAAGATAGCTGCTGGTGCTGCAAAGGGCTTGGAGTATTTGCACGACAAAGCTAATCCTCCTGTTATATATCGCGATTTGAAATGTTCAAACATTTTACTTGGGGAAGGTTATCATCCGAAGCTTTCGGATTTTGGGTTGGCCAAATTGGGCCCTGTTGGGGACAAAACCCATGTTTCCACCAGAGTGATGGGAACATATGGATACTGTGCTCCTGAATATGCTATGACCGGTCAGCTTACGCTGAAATCAGATGTATATAGCTTCGGTGTTGTGCTTCTGGAGATCATAACCGGTAGAAAAGCTATTGACAATTCGAGAGCTGCTGGGGAGCATAATTTGGTTGCATGG GCACGGCCATTGTTTAAAGATCGAAGGAAGTTTTCGCAGATGGCCGACCCATTACTTCAAGGCCTATATCCAGTAAGAGGGTTGTACCAAGCTCTTGCAGTTGCAGCAATGTGTGTTCAAGAACAGCCTAATATGCGACCGCTTATAGCTGATGTAGTCACAGCCCTTTCGTATCTTGCTTCCCAAAAGTTTAATCCGGAGACGCAGCCAGTCCAAAGCTCTCGGACAGGCCCATCTACACCTAGAACTAGAAGAGAACAGTGA